In Gadus morhua chromosome 2, gadMor3.0, whole genome shotgun sequence, the DNA window ATTCACCAAATTTGAAATAAGGCCACCACCACATATTGGTAGGTTTGAAAGTTGGTGGACTTTGGGTGCAGAACAAACGCTGGCCATGTTCCAAAGACTCTGTGGGCtctttgaattttttttcaGCAAAAATCCAAACTAGCCTCATCTTGTTGCTTCTCCTTCAATCCGAAGATTATACTGACACTGTGCCAGGAAGACATTTAGCAAAAGCTAGATTGTCGATTCCTTTGAACTCTTCATCATGAATAAGTCCTATGCACACTTTGCGAGCTAATCCAAGCTGTTGAAAAAAAGCAAACAACGCACACTATCACTGTACATGCTAAGTCAAATGACAGTTACagtacataggcctacagcatGAATCTATTGTATCTATGAATAAAATTACttgtaattaaaaaatatacgGAGGAACGCCGTAGGCCACCGTAGCCCCCAGAGGCCGCTGTCGTAACGTACTAGCACCTGTTAGAAACTGCAGCTGTATAGTGTAAGGGCTTAGATTCGTAAGGCATGCCCAGACTCATTTGGTGAAGTGGGGCGAGAGTTGAGAGTTGCAGAAAATATAGGACCCTACTTCAAGAAATgaaaggaatggcagacattgATCAACAATAATAATTTGGTGTTACAAATATGTTCCACAAACTATCCATAAACGTTAGCGGATCGGGTGGCCGCACCCATTTTTCGGTGGGTATGTCGTTTTGTACCTGTATTGTAAAAATGAGgcaatgatttatttttttcattatcCAGCCCGTCATTGTCTCACCagcaagaaaataaataatgaggGTAGTATGAGTAGTATCAGTACAACATCAATAAAGACCTGCTGTAACGGAGAATCAACTCAAGGATTTATGTATGTTGTGTTTAACAAGAATAATACTAATACAAATTGCAAACAAAATGTTTTGCGAGCAACTGCATGAGTATAATTTACATATGCATACATTGATACATAAACATTAACGTTTTAGATTCATGCATTGCAGACTATACATTTAAATGTGCAGATGTGACATGGGCATTTAGCATACCTGGGGGTTATTTGCGCCGCCTACAGGCCaacagtgtgtatatgtgaagAGACGTCGCAGTGTTGTCCCGCTGCAGGTAGATGGCAGTCTGATAACGGCAAACAAACAGTGCAGACCTTGTCTCGGGCTGTCTTACCTCTGCCAAAGTGCCATTTGATGATGTTAATTAATTTGCATGGCACTTCAAAACATATAAGAAAGAAAACAATGTCTTTAAACGTTGATATGTTTAAGACCTTGGATGATACTGCAGGGATGAACTATAATAGAAAAGTGTTTCCTCTGCCAAGCAGTTTAACATTTTCCCGGGTGGGGGATATGATATCTGAAACACTTATGAGACGGCATGCGCCGTTGAATTATAAGATATCAACGGTGCATGCCAATCAGCCAAATGGGGTGTGGTAAAGGGCGTGGCACACAAAAAGGTGCATCATTTATTTTAGATTAGCATGAACCAGCAACAAATAATCCTGAACGTTTTTTCAAGGGTTCAAAATGAATTTTAATtgacctcccccaccccatGCAAACTTCCTGTTTTCTTGAAAATCTCCAAAGGAGACCATGTGGATTGTCAGACTCAGAGCAGCCAATCAGCTCCCTCCAGGCCAGGTTAATTTCTATCAAACTGATTCCTTGGCGGAGTTCTGTGCTCAATTTAGCAACTTTTGCTGTTGTTTAAAGGGGCGTCCAGGGTCCTGGGGATAACGAGACGACTCCTTACGCATGTTCCTGAGAGCGACCGTTTATGTGCAATGCATTTCTAAAAGTTCCTCTTTTTAATCTGATAAAAAACAGTCAGAACTTAGTTAGATCCGTTGAAGTTTGAACGCCTTTATTTATTGTAGCCTATCAactactatccttttgcttttatttatgagaagcaaATTGCATTGCTACTGGAAGGCACACTTGCCTTTATCTAGAGATGGTTTACCAGTAGacaacgtttaaaactgagcaatGTCGGTGCAAACAGACggttacaacgtcaatcaatagtaaagtatgtgatatggtggttgattcttttattttgaGTAAAACTTTCATGTTCCGCCATGTTCATGCGCATCACTAGTAAAACATACACCAACTTGGCAACTTTCCGATGACGCGAAAATATTTTTTACCCATAATCTCCAGTGATGTGAACGCGCCATAACTAAGCGATCACATGCACCTACCTACGAAAGCCAAAGGCAATCACTTgagaaaataactaaataaatttTAATGAACAAGTTAATTATCAGTATTCTGAGATATGTTTTCAAATATCTTTTTTTCTGAATTAATGAGATAGCCAATATCCAAAGAGAATCTCTCAATCGCTCAACAGCTTTATTTTATAAAAGCAAACATGTCCTGCCTGTTCAGTTTAATcctgttttattttggtttatgttagAGACAATGGCCCTCTTTTATCAAACGAacgttaattaaattaatttaataatagattcaatgtaaaatttctgttatccagcttaaaacatttcacatatatgctattgtttgcattgcgtTAGAGTTATTttattccgaataaggtgaagaaaaaatggtccgacatgaagcttagcaccaaaaaacgtgttgcggctgtgaagcgggccaagcaagaaacgggaggaggccggtgcagtgcgactgcagcgtaactcaccgagatgactctgaccatgtagtgcgccctgatgtagacgatgcccaacgttgctattttggaaaataaaagaatcgtgcgtgcccccaggccatcgggctaccatgttcaggattgacattctggcatcgcaaataatctgaacattaactgaatggtagcttttgcggttgatgtacgcgtaatcattaatagatggtggcttcatacgcacatgggtatactcaaccgcaccaatcacatttggaaacctagcaatagcataaaaatcctgtttgattccagtttgctgatcgttattatatgggaatttaatataacgttcggagagggacattaggcctatagctgccaaaactgctggcatggttcggctaatacttggctgggaaataccagacctgtccccgatctcccgctgaaaggtcccggtggccaaaaaaaccccaaggtagagcacacctgcactggcacaggtattgcgtttgatcgcctagtttctcgccttaactgtggctccaaagcattgcatagctccatcaggagatgccttgggagacgaaaaaaaaacaactcaagagccattcatcgctctccataaaaaaaatcggcgcggtctcgaaaaactcaAGAGACTCaaccacctatttggcaaagctccggtttatatagacagctgaataaacatttcacctgtcacattctaattattttcatagctatactgtttttaattaggcctgactttaattgtttgaacggctgggctaattccaatttatttagtaattaatacagatgtgcaacataggctacttgtgctgcactattcatcagtgaaatacccgtatgttgcgccaaaaaaacttgcgtacacaagctcagacctgacttgagatttcatcgcagcctgcgctcacgttcaaattgaaaaatgccaagctcaacgttgaaatgagtGAACGTCCATTTTCCGCACGTTTTCTGTCgcacgctcgtttgataaatgagggccatttGGAGGTAGTATACTCTTGTACTTACATAATAGGCACATCAGGACGTTGTGGTTGTTCAGACGGAGAGCTCGTTCTGATCCTTGGGATTTTGAGGTAAAGCAGAGTAGAATTGATTTTCTCAAGTGAAAGGATTACGGTTCTGTACGAACCAAACTTGCAGCTATTGATTCTAAATGGTCtcacttgttgttgttgttgttgttgttgttgttgttgttgttgctgttgttgttgctctgATGGCCAGTTGCTTGAGTGATTGGTGAAGAGGAAAGCTATTTTATGGGCCCATTTAAGGGAGGGTCGGTAAGGGTTGTACACAGGGAATAGTTGTCTGTTCTGTAATACTTGGCTAACGGTGTCGAGCAGGTCCTTCAAGGGTTGCTGTCGTttgaccaccaccccccacacacacctttcagTATCTTTAAGCAGTGTTCATCAGGAAATGTGTTGCGTATGCAACCCTGTATGCCCACCTACTTCTGCGTAGGCCTACAGTGCAAGGTTCATTCGATTCTTCTTGAGTCCTGGAACTACTCAAATTGTCGCCAACATATGTTGTGTAGCTTGGAATGTGTAACATGGGTAAAAAATATAGCTATcctacatatacatatatatttggtCAGATTTTGAAAAAACTGTTATTATTTGTAATGTAACCGTTTGATACTATTTCACAATTAATAACATTTTTATAGAATAAAAGTCTTATATATCTGAAAAACCAATGTTTAGTCAAAAtatatgtaggctatattacatttttatgtcaGCAACCAACAAAGGGCTAATTTACTTAAGAAGTTGCTGACAACTTCACAACATTCagtaaaagaaagagaaagttcTACCAAATGTAGTAGATGTTGCATTTTGCAGTGAATTAAGTATGCACACTTCCACTTGTTCTGACAGTAGACCACAAACTGctagtttgtttttaatttcacACATATGCCATCTTGTCTCTTCGAATTTTGTTGAAGTCAACACATAGCCTTTTATCACAGGGATTGAGAATTTCAGTCGAAAATGTATATAGGTGTTCAAAAGGTACATCAGGGCACTATCTAAATGTTGCTTTAACACGTTACCCATGTAAGTGTGATTTTGTAGTATAGGGAGGACGGAATGTTTTGTCAAAATTATGAGAAAGAATTGTTCTATATGCGCAGAAGACAGTTTGGAGCATGTGAAAGAGTGGCGAGAGAGATTTCATGTTTTATGTTATGCTTTTAAAAGTTATGGAAAATGCAATATCTAAATCTTTATCATTGGAAAATGTAGATCGGAGAATGCAGACAGCACAGCCGATGACCATTTGTTACCACATTGTTTCCCAAGTTTTCCCTGGCCGGGTTCATTTATGACGTTCAGTTCAACAACTGCTATTTCTCGTTTATTCCAGTCAGGTAAGTTTTCATTGAGGGTTGTAATTTGTCGGTACAGCACAGTGAGCCCAGAATCCCTCCCATTACTACTCCAAGCCCTCCCGTCACTCCATCAATGACTCCTCTCTCTTGGATCGTCTATGCTTTGGTTCACCATTTATTTCTTGGCtcctatttgtttttattatcggCCATCCTCTTGTTTGTTTTACACAAATTCTTTAAATCCCAACATTTCCTCTACAATTTTTAAATGAGCAATTCTTGTCTGTTACTTTTCTCCAGTGCTTTTATTTATGCAGTTTCATGTGCCCCCTCATAACAAATCAATCAGCCAGTGATTTGTTTGGCACTTGGCAAAGTCGAAATATCATTGCAAGAACACACAAGATAACATATACAAAGGCAGTTCATGTCAGTTCTTCAgaaaagttttatttttcagaTTTAACGGAACATCATTAAGGCACAAGTAAGTGTACAATTTATTTTACGACAACAGTAGTAGTGTAAGTTctagttgtagtagtagaagtagatTCAGACAGCTCTCCGTCCATCAGCCTCCTGTACTCAGCGATCTCCAGCTCCAGCCTGGTCTTGATGTCCAGCAGCATCTGGTACTGTTCTCCCTGGTTAGCCAGGCCGGCCCTCAGGTCACCCAGCTGTTCCTCCAGAGCCGTCACCTGTCTCTGGTAGCCTGCTAGCATGTTGCCATACCTGCCCTGTGTATCTCCCAGGTTGCTTCGCAGGGACGCAATCTTTTGGAGGAATGGGAGAAAAGACATAAGAATGCATGATGTTTTGATCCAATGTTCCTTGTCGCATCAACCAAAGAAATACCTTTACGTGccatacatgtcattaaggagcaggtagtcgGTAAGAAATCTTGCTCTCAGGGATCACTATAGGTAGCCTGCAGACTTGGAGTCAAAAGACCTGACCATTTATAGTTCAGAATATTCTTCCCTCTTTTGACATTGATTCTATTCTATCCCATTGTACACTAGACCGTTCTATACCATCTCACTCTGCTCTGAATAGTGATGCATGATGTCTCGGGATCTTACCATGCTGCTTTGGGATTGGAGCTCAATCTCCAGACTCTGCATGGAGCGTCGGATCTCGGTGAGCTCGCTCTTGGAAGACTCGACCGTCAAGGTGCTGGCAGAAACTTGGCTGTTGAGTTCGTTGGTCTGGAGATAAAAAAGATCATTAGAAACATTGTATCGAGAATTAAAGATATAATCGGAAAGAGTAGCCTCCTTTTGTAAAAACTAAGCAtatttgaaagaaaaataaataataccccAAGGAATCAAAAGTCAAGACATACTGAATCAAAGAAAATCCTTTAACAAGTGATTGTGCACGGGCAACACGTGCAACCACCGGGTTTCAAGCATGACATGGTGCAGCCAGCCCACCTTGGTGAAGAACCAGGCCTCCAGCGCCTTGTGGTTCTTCTCTGTCACTCCCTCGTAGTGACTCCTAATCTCGGCCATGGCGACGGACAGGTCCGCCTGTGGTGCAGCATCCACCTCCACGTTCACCTGACCTCCCAACTGGGATCGAATAACCAGTAGCTCCTggaaaagcacaaacacacacaatcacacacacatcaacaaaaacaagaaccaAAAGCTTGATTTCACTGTTAACTGACAATATGGCCCGCTCCACAATCATGTTAGGGTGTCTCTTTCGGTGTTGTTTTGCCTTACCTCCTCGTGTGTCTGCTTCATCTTGAAGAGCTCAAGTGTAAGCCCCTCAATGTCCTCCTGCAGGCTGCTCCTGTCTCTGGTCAGCTCAACCATAACCCCTTTGAGATTAGTAATGTCTGCCTCCACCATCTGATGCATAGCCAGCTCATTCTCATACCTGGACAATGAAATTAAAGCTGCTTAATGCGGATGTACACACTTTTGCTGATGATCAATGCAAGACACATATAGTCAATGATATACTGTATCTGTGTTTGAATGTCAGTTAGGTCATCAGCCTCAGCATGTGTTTTAGGACTTTATGTTGCATCATGTAAGAAGTCATGGAATAAACACAAGGTGAACTCACTTCATTTTGAAGTCATCTGCTGCAAGTTTGGCATTGTCAATAGATAGGAAGATACTAGAGTTTCCACGGGCGGAAAAGTTAATCTGAAAGAAGGGTTGAATAGAATGGAAAGTAGAGTCTTATTATTCAATGTTCAACAAAATATACACCTTATTTAGATAGTAACGTCCAGAGAACTTTAAATCCTTTGAATGGTGGAAATGACATTCAAGTCAGTAAAGCAAAAAAACGTATCAACGCTTACCTGGTACTGAATGTCTTTGATTGTT includes these proteins:
- the LOC115534859 gene encoding keratin, type I cytoskeletal 13, with protein sequence MASFSSRSGYSSGSAIRSSRMMSSSSDMSGAQASGAGGGSVYGGAGGFGVRISQGSGFNQAGSMNQSISEKATMQNLNNRLASYLEKVSILEKANHELELNIMRFMETKMLPEAHDLVGFQATIKDIQYQINFSARGNSSIFLSIDNAKLAADDFKMKYENELAMHQMVEADITNLKGVMVELTRDRSSLQEDIEGLTLELFKMKQTHEEELLVIRSQLGGQVNVEVDAAPQADLSVAMAEIRSHYEGVTEKNHKALEAWFFTKTNELNSQVSASTLTVESSKSELTEIRRSMQSLEIELQSQSSMIASLRSNLGDTQGRYGNMLAGYQRQVTALEEQLGDLRAGLANQGEQYQMLLDIKTRLELEIAEYRRLMDGELSESTSTTTTRTYTTTVVVK